The sequence CGGGGTGCGGTCGATATGGGCACTCAGTAACTGCTGAAATGTCAGAAGATCAGATTGTAAAGGGTTGTAATCAGAACCAGTGCAATCAGTACCGGGCAAATGTATTTGATGAAAACTCCCCAGATAAGCGGGAACTTGCCGTTGTCGACATCACTGTAGCCATGCCTGAGCTCGGCAACAGCATTTTCGGTTTTCCAGAAGTAGGCAAGAAAAATACTGAGCATCAATCCGCCCAGGGGAAGCCCGACATTGTTGAAGATGGTGGCGAACACGTCAATCAGGTCAATGTTGAATGAAATTACGAGAGATACGGTTACGACAATGCTGCCGACGATCAGTGACGCCTTTTTCCTGGCAATTTTGTGTTCATCAATGATATAGGAGACAGGCACTTCCAGAAGGGATATGGTTGAAGTGAGAGCAGCCATGCTCAGCAGTATGAAAAAAGCCATGCCGAAGATCAGGCCAAACATGCCGCCCATGGCTTTGAACATGTCCGGAAGTACGTCAAAAACAAGTGTTGCACTGGAAAACAGCCTGCCGTCTTCACCCATAATGGTGATTCCGGCACTCTGGGCAACAAACATGGCAGGAATGATCAACAGTCCGGCCAGGAAGGCAATACTCATGTCAGCAACAGTCACATACGTTGCTGATTCCACTATGTTCTGATTTCTTTTCAGATAGGACCCGTAAGTCAGCAAAGCGCCCATCCCCAGGGAAAGGGAGAAAAACGCCTGGCCGAGAGCAGAAAATACAAGCCCGGTGTCAACGAGTGAGAAGTCGGGCAGGAGGTACATTTTCAGCCCTTCGGAGCTTCCTTCCAGGGTCATCACATAGCCGATCATGATAATCAGGACAAGAATCAGAATGGGCATCATGGTCTTGGTGGCACGTTCAATGCCGTTGCTGACGCCGCCGTTGATGATCGCCACGGTTCCGGTCATGAACAAGATGGTGAATATGGCATTTTTAACTCCGTTCTGAAGATCGCCGAACCACTCGGAAAGAGCTGTGAGACCGGTAAAATAAAACAGTTCTTCAAAAATGTAGCTGAATGTCCAGCCGGCTATGACCATGTAAAAGGTGAGAATCATCACACCGCAGATCACACCCCAGATACCGATTAATGGCGGAAACCAGCCGTTGCCGAGTTTTTTGAACGCACCCACAGGGTTTCTGCGGGTATGACGCCCGATTGCGAACTCAGCAATCATGACCGGCAGGCCAACTGCAAGGCAGCAAATGATGTAAATCAGAATGAATGAAGCCCCGCCGTTGTCAGCAACCTGCGTGGGAAATCCCCAGATATTTCCAAGCCCCACTGCAGAACCGGCTGCCGCCAGTACAAATCCCAGTTTTGTATTCCATCTACCCCGATCCTTATGTTCTGACAAGATAATTCTCCGTTTTGTCCTGCTCAGTCCTATAATTATTCTGCCTCGAAGGCACAAAATATTTCATTTGTGCTATTCAATTCAACTTAAAAAAGAAGTTGGCTCAACCGTCAGGCGGATGTGCGGCGCAGTATGATTCCGGATGTCCGGGGAACGTCAATTTTTTTGCCGCGGACCGGAACCGGTTTGTCCGCATATATCCCGCTATGATCGGCAATTAAGTCCCACTTTCCTTCAGGCAGGTGCACAGCGTGATCCGAGTCCGGATTTCCGTTCAGACTTACCAGGTAAACGGTTTCCGGAGTATGCTTTGCAGAAACTTCAAATGTGATATGGCGTGCATCTTCGTACGGGTGGAAGTTGATATCACGTGCTTTTGCCAGCCGGAAAGCTTCGGTGTTTTTACGGAGCCGGATAAGTCCCCTGTAATAATCGAACAGCTCCGGATTGTAACCAATTTCCGAAAAATCGAGATAATTGGTGGCGTTGTCTTTTTCGTAACTGTTGTGATCCAGTTTCTGAGCGTCCGGATCGTTATTGTTTTCCGGCACGATCCATTTTGAGCGGGCCCACTCCTGGCCCTGGTGAATCATCGGAATTCCCTGAGAGGTGAACAGGAAGAGAGCGGCCAGTTTGGCACAGCGCATCTCCTGTTCGTCAAGAGCAATAGTTGACAGTTTATGATCAAACTGTTTGTCTTTCTTTTGATGATCCAGAGCAATGCGGATGAAATCGCCAAGCGTATACCCGTCGTGTGACTCCAGGTAATTCAGGGCATGTTCCTGACGGTGAAAGCGGCCGTTGGATTCATGAATCAATGTGCCCCGTATGTAGTTTTCAAGTGCTTCGCGGTTGGTCTCGTAATGCCACCGGCCGAATATGAATCCGGGTGTGAATATGGGGTCATAGCCCTTCACCCCGTTCCGGATCTGGTCATTCCAGGAGCTCCATCCGTGTCCGGAAAACCCGGTGGGGTCATATCCGCCGCCCCATGGCTCGGCGATGAGCAGCGCATTCGGATTGATTTTATCTGTTTCCTTGCGGATTTCGGCGATGGTCTGCCGGTCAATCAGGTTGGCAAGGTCGAACCGGAATCCGTCAATGTGGTACTCTTTCATCCACCAGACTACCGAAGATACAATCAAATCCCGGATATACGGATCTTCGGTCCGCAAATCATTACCGCACCCGCTTTCAGAAGTGAGGTTGCCGTCATGGTCTGTCCGGAAAAAGTCCTGCTGGTCAGTGTATTTCAAAGGGCTCAGGTCATATTGTGAGACATGGTTATAAACCACATCCATGATCACAGCTATACCTGCCTTGTGCAGTTCCTTGATAACCTGCTTGAGTTCCCTGGCCGCAACTTCCGGACTGCCTCCGTACTCTCCGGG comes from Natronogracilivirga saccharolytica and encodes:
- a CDS encoding alpha-amylase family glycosyl hydrolase; translated protein: MFRNGDRFTGSKIAESAIRWGARQMDTFCLFRLYCPKAELIELVIFETYEQQEGESHSMNKLDDGSWHLKLPGDYTGFYYAYRISHPKDNHALLHTDHLIADPWSLQVKTLNHYQQHARTRIVSSEPFDWEGDTFVIPEEQRDLVIYEAHVKDLTAHPSAGSSAPGTYNGFIEPGITGGIEHLKRLGVNAVEFLPLQKAAGFEPPFNKNTPEGFLNTWNPYSRNYWGYMTSFFFAPETLYASDAGSHPGEYGGSPEVAARELKQVIKELHKAGIAVIMDVVYNHVSQYDLSPLKYTDQQDFFRTDHDGNLTSESGCGNDLRTEDPYIRDLIVSSVVWWMKEYHIDGFRFDLANLIDRQTIAEIRKETDKINPNALLIAEPWGGGYDPTGFSGHGWSSWNDQIRNGVKGYDPIFTPGFIFGRWHYETNREALENYIRGTLIHESNGRFHRQEHALNYLESHDGYTLGDFIRIALDHQKKDKQFDHKLSTIALDEQEMRCAKLAALFLFTSQGIPMIHQGQEWARSKWIVPENNNDPDAQKLDHNSYEKDNATNYLDFSEIGYNPELFDYYRGLIRLRKNTEAFRLAKARDINFHPYEDARHITFEVSAKHTPETVYLVSLNGNPDSDHAVHLPEGKWDLIADHSGIYADKPVPVRGKKIDVPRTSGIILRRTSA
- a CDS encoding sodium-dependent transporter; this translates as MSEHKDRGRWNTKLGFVLAAAGSAVGLGNIWGFPTQVADNGGASFILIYIICCLAVGLPVMIAEFAIGRHTRRNPVGAFKKLGNGWFPPLIGIWGVICGVMILTFYMVIAGWTFSYIFEELFYFTGLTALSEWFGDLQNGVKNAIFTILFMTGTVAIINGGVSNGIERATKTMMPILILVLIIMIGYVMTLEGSSEGLKMYLLPDFSLVDTGLVFSALGQAFFSLSLGMGALLTYGSYLKRNQNIVESATYVTVADMSIAFLAGLLIIPAMFVAQSAGITIMGEDGRLFSSATLVFDVLPDMFKAMGGMFGLIFGMAFFILLSMAALTSTISLLEVPVSYIIDEHKIARKKASLIVGSIVVTVSLVISFNIDLIDVFATIFNNVGLPLGGLMLSIFLAYFWKTENAVAELRHGYSDVDNGKFPLIWGVFIKYICPVLIALVLITTLYNLIF